Within Candidatus Aminicenantes bacterium, the genomic segment CCTTCGACGTCATCATCCTCATCGGCCGGCCGGCAGCCGGTAAATCGGAGGTCATCGACTACCTGAAGAAAGTGCCATTGAAAGAGCGCGTCAAGCGTTTCCATATCGGCGAGTTCCAGGAGATCGATGACTTCCCTATCCTCTGGGAGCGCTTCGAGGACGACGACCTGATGGAGGAGATGGGGCAGCCGCGCCTGATCACGGACAAAGAGTTTACCTACGAGGGCAAGACCATGCCCGGCTATGTCTTCAAGAACAAGTGGTTCTGGAACTTCCTCATCAAGAAGCTCAACCTCGCCTACGCCAAGATGCTGCGCGATGATCCCGCCTTCCATGAGACCAAGACCCTGTTCATCGAGTTCGCCCGCGGCAGCGAGCACGGCGGCTTTCGCGAGGCTTTCTCCTACCTGTCGCCTCAGGTCCTAGACCATGCCGTCGCACTCTTCATCAAGGTCGACTGGCCCGAGTCGCTGCGCAAGAACCGCCGCCGCTTCAACCCCGACCGCCCCGATTCCTGGCTGCAGCATGCCCTGGAGGACAAGAAGATAGAAATGTTGTACAAGGAGTCGGACTGGGACGAGTTCGCCTCTGACCCGAAATTCCTGCCTGCGGGAGAACGGAAGGTTCCCTATGCCGTTTTCGAGAACATGCCCGAAAAGACCGACAAGCCCGATGTGCTGGGCGCCCACCTGGAGGAAGTCCTGCATAAGCTCTGGAGCGACTGGCGCCAGGTGAAATCATGAGCCTCCTGTCGCGCAATCCCCAGGGCCATTCCTCCGCCTTTCGCCGCCGGCGCTTCCTGAACTGGTTTCCACTGGGGTTGACCTACGCAACCATGTACATGGGCCGCTACAACTTCAACGTCATCAAGAACGACATCGGCGCCTGGTACCACCTGGACAAGGCGCAGATGGGGCTGATCGCCACCTTCGGCTTCTGGACCTACGGTTTGAGCGTCATGTTCAACGGTCCACTGGCCGACCGCATCGGCGGCCGCAGGGCCATCCTGATCGGCGCCCTGGGAGCGGGGCTGCTCAACCTCGCCGTGGGCCTGATGTTCTTCAACGGCTGGACGGGGCACGTGTTGTGGAACATGAGCTGGCTCTGGAGCCTGAACATGTATTTCCAGAGCTTCGGCGCCCTGTCGGTGGTCAAGGTCAACTCCACCTGGTTCCACGTGCGTGAGCGCGGCATCTTCGGCGGCATCTTCGGCATCATGATCTCGTCGGGCTATTTCCTGGCCACCACCGTTGGCTCGGTGCTGCTGGCATCGTTCGCCAACTGGAACGTCATCTGGTTCGTGCCGGCTGCGGCCATGGCCACCATGTTCCTGGTCGATCTGCTGTTGGTGCGCAACCGTCCCAGCCATGCCGGCCACGCCGATTTTGACACCGGTGACGGCTCCAATGCCCACCATGCCGAGGACGCGCCGCTGCCGTTGAAGGAGCTGCTGGCCAAGGTGTTCAGCAACCCGGTGATCGTCTTCCTGATCGGCGCCGAGTTCTGCACCGGATTTGTGCGCCAGGGGGTGATGCTCTACTTCACCGAGTATCTGGCCGAGGTCTATCGGCTGCCGAAAACGGTGCCGCTCTTCTGGTGGACCGGGGTGGCCTTCATGCTCGGCGGCATCCTGGGTGGCCTGCTGTGCGGCTGGATGAGCGACAGCCTGTTCCAGTCTCGGCGCCCGCCGGTGGCCTTTGTCTTCTACTTGGTGCAGGTGGCCATGCTGGCGCTGCTCGGCCTCAGCCTGGGCCGCGGCTCATGGCTCGGCCAGCTCTGGGCGGTGGTGCTGCTGGGGCTGACGGCCATGTTCATCTTCGGCGTGCACGGCATGCTGTCGGGAACGGCGTCGATGGACTTCGGCGGCCGCAAGGCGGCGGCCACCGTAGCCGGGGCGCTCGACGGCATCCAGTACGTGGGCAGCGGCCTGACCGGATTCGGCTTGGGCTGGGTGTTGAAGACCTACGGCTGGGACGGCGTCGGTGCTGCCGGCCACGCCCCGGCCAATGCCTGGGTCTGGGTCGGCTGCATCATCCCCTTCAGCCTGATCGGCGCCTTGGTCATGACCCGCATCTGGCACGCCAAGCCCGGCCCCGCCGCCCATTGACGGGGGCCAGAAAAAAATGACGGCCTCGGCGCGGCGCCGAGGTAGACAAACTAGATCCACCGAAGCGGTGGATAGTTTGAGCTATCCCTGGCGGCTGTTGTATATCGTTCCCTGTTTTTTCTTGTACAGTTCGAGCACGGCGGCGGCCTCGGCGCGCAGGACTCCCGGATCGACCGCGATGCCGCGTTTTTCCAGCTCCTGCGGCCAGGCGGCCGGCAGCGGCCCTTCGTCGAAGCCGAGGATGGTGGTAACGTCAGCGGCGGTGGCGGCGAAAACCAGCCGCGTGACCCCCGACCACAAGGTGGCGCCCAGGCACATCAGGCAGGGCTGGGAGCTGGCCGCCAGTTCGGCGGGCCGGGCCGGGTCGCTGCCCAGGTCCCAGCTGCCCAGGTTCTTCTGGGCGAAGGCCACGGCTATCATTTCGGCGTGGGCCGGCGAGCAGTTCAGCGGTTCGACGCGGTTGACTCCGGCGCCCAGCAGCCGGCCGCTGGACGATTCAAACACCGCGGCGGCGAAAGGCCCGCCGCTGGCGTGCTCCACGTTCTGCCGCGAGAGGCCGATCACCCAGCGCATTCTTGCTTCGGGATCGGGCAGGAGCAGGGCTTTGCCTGACAACATCTCGTTCAGCCATTCCGGCAAGTTGAGGGTAACGGATGTTGGATATTTCATTGAATAGATTATACCATAATGAACCATCGCACTCAGTGACAAGTGACGAGGTAGGACTAAAATCCCAAATCACAAGCACCAAATTCCAAATAAGCACCAAGCACCAATGAGCAAATGACCCAAACTGAGAACAGTGTCCGTGACAGTGTCGGTGACAGCAAGAAAAGATCGTCATGCCGTTCTTGACTTTGCTGACACGGGCACTCACATTTGCCATGGTTTTTGTTTCGGACATTGGAATTTGGAAATTGGAATTTATTTGGGATTTGGAATTTGTGATTTGGATTTTAAATCTTACTCATCATGCCCAATGGTAGTTCGTTGCCAATCGCACTGTTTACCGCATATCATAAGCCGGGCATTCTTGACATTAGGCGACGACTTACTTATTATTGTTTTTTTTAATGGAGTCACCACCATGCAGATCAAAGTGAACGGCGAAACAATCGAGATTTTTTCCGGGGCCAGGGTAAAAGACGTGCTGCGCAAGTACTCGCGCCCGGAGTTGAAGCGGGTGCAGGCGGATGAAAAAATGGTCTGCGACCGCTGCGGTCACGAAGTGGGCCTTGAGGGTGAGTTGAGCGGCGGCGAAGAACTGGTCGTCAAAAAGCGCCCCGCGCCGGAGTCACGCTCATGAAGCGCCCGCTTGCTTCCGGCCGCGCCCGGTGCCTGTTCGTGCTTTTGCTTTTCGCGATTTTCGCCCTGCCTTCCTGCGCCAGCGTGCCCACGGCGCGGGCGCAGTCACAGCAGCCGGCCGAAACCCGCATTGTCATCTTCCATTCCAACGACATCCACGGCAAGATCGTCAATTTCGCCAAGGTGGCCGCCATCATCGACGCCGAGCGCAAGGGCGGCGCCGATGTCTTTTATTTTTGCGCCGGCGACAATTTCACCGGCAACCCGGTCATCGACCAGTACGATCCGCCCGGCGAGCCGATGCTGGCGCTGCTCAACCGCCTGGGCCTGAACCTGATGTGCCCCGGCAACCACGATTTCGATTACGGGCTTGAGAACCTGCGCCGCTTCGACGCCCGGGCTCATTTTTCCATGGTTTCGGCCAACATCGAAGCACCGTCCGGCCTCCTGCCGCAGCTGCAACCCTCGACCGTTCTCACTGCCAGAAACGGGATCAAGATAGCCGTTTTCGGTCTGATCCAGATCGAAGCCGGCAACGGCCTGCCCTCGACGCATCCCGACAAGATCAAGGGATTGCGTTTCAGCGAACCGCTGGCCAAGGCCCTGGAGATGAAAAAACTGCGCGCCGGCAACGACGTGCTGATCGGCCTGACCCACATCGGCTACGACCAGGACCTGCTCCTGGCCGGGATGATGCCCGAGCTCGACGCGATCATCGGCGGCCACTCGCACACCCGCGTCGACCCGGCCGAGACCGTCAACGGCGTCCTGGTCGCCCAGGCCGGCAGCGACAACCGCTACCTGGGCCGGGTGGAGCTGCTGATCCGGAGCGGCCGCGTGGTCGAGAAAAAGGGAACGCTGATCGACCTGAAGGAGACCTTGGCCGAGGCGGCCGATGTCAAGGAGATGATCGTCCGCTTTAACCAGAACCCGGCTTTCGCCCGCGTCATCGCCGAAGCCCCCCAGGAGATAGCCGGCAAGGAGGCCCTGGGCAGCATGATGACCGACGCCATGCGCCAGGTGCACGGACTGGACATCGCCTTCCAGAACGGGGGCGGCATCCGCCTCAACCAGCTGCCGAAAAAGATCACCCTCAAGGACATCCTCACCCTCGACC encodes:
- a CDS encoding MFS transporter, with protein sequence MSLLSRNPQGHSSAFRRRRFLNWFPLGLTYATMYMGRYNFNVIKNDIGAWYHLDKAQMGLIATFGFWTYGLSVMFNGPLADRIGGRRAILIGALGAGLLNLAVGLMFFNGWTGHVLWNMSWLWSLNMYFQSFGALSVVKVNSTWFHVRERGIFGGIFGIMISSGYFLATTVGSVLLASFANWNVIWFVPAAAMATMFLVDLLLVRNRPSHAGHADFDTGDGSNAHHAEDAPLPLKELLAKVFSNPVIVFLIGAEFCTGFVRQGVMLYFTEYLAEVYRLPKTVPLFWWTGVAFMLGGILGGLLCGWMSDSLFQSRRPPVAFVFYLVQVAMLALLGLSLGRGSWLGQLWAVVLLGLTAMFIFGVHGMLSGTASMDFGGRKAAATVAGALDGIQYVGSGLTGFGLGWVLKTYGWDGVGAAGHAPANAWVWVGCIIPFSLIGALVMTRIWHAKPGPAAH
- a CDS encoding bifunctional UDP-sugar hydrolase/5'-nucleotidase, producing MKRPLASGRARCLFVLLLFAIFALPSCASVPTARAQSQQPAETRIVIFHSNDIHGKIVNFAKVAAIIDAERKGGADVFYFCAGDNFTGNPVIDQYDPPGEPMLALLNRLGLNLMCPGNHDFDYGLENLRRFDARAHFSMVSANIEAPSGLLPQLQPSTVLTARNGIKIAVFGLIQIEAGNGLPSTHPDKIKGLRFSEPLAKALEMKKLRAGNDVLIGLTHIGYDQDLLLAGMMPELDAIIGGHSHTRVDPAETVNGVLVAQAGSDNRYLGRVELLIRSGRVVEKKGTLIDLKETLAEAADVKEMIVRFNQNPAFARVIAEAPQEIAGKEALGSMMTDAMRQVHGLDIAFQNGGGIRLNQLPKKITLKDILTLDPFGNQVVQFTLTVAEIRSLIAASFAKGNDIDLQVSGITYVVRGDRAGRISEIVLRAADGTPLAEDGKFQVGVSSYVASSYKFTHQDPGRSLQATTAEALIRYLQSGVDLGIYRDIHRAFYETTGAAPRN
- a CDS encoding nucleoside deaminase; amino-acid sequence: MKYPTSVTLNLPEWLNEMLSGKALLLPDPEARMRWVIGLSRQNVEHASGGPFAAAVFESSSGRLLGAGVNRVEPLNCSPAHAEMIAVAFAQKNLGSWDLGSDPARPAELAASSQPCLMCLGATLWSGVTRLVFAATAADVTTILGFDEGPLPAAWPQELEKRGIAVDPGVLRAEAAAVLELYKKKQGTIYNSRQG